The window ACAGAAAAGATTCAGTTAACACTAAATAGTCAGTTGACAAATTGAGTTGAGTTAGCACATAAATTCAGTTAACATAAACATCAGATAACACCTTAATTCAGTTAAGCCATGGTGATCAATGACATCTTGTGCAGTGTCTATGTACATAAAGAAACATACCACTAGCTTTATCTACTAGCAATGGTGGGAGACATGATGATGAAATGAATAGCGTGGTTTCAGAGTTTGTTGTGACTTTATGAGATGCTCGTTGTTTATTTTCTGCACCAACTTATTTTGGTGGCAAACCAACCCTGCCGTGGTCTAGCAACTAATTACATGTTCTGATTGCAGTTTCTTAAAGGAGATAATGCAAGTGGTAAAACAAATGGCATCAAGTTCAATCACGGAAAAGAAATCAAATGGCCATAGTTTTTTCTTGACAGGTGAAGCGTCTTTGAATAAATTTAAAAACTGCAGAGACATACCCTGGCTGTCGGCAGCTCTTGTGTGTTATGGAGGGCCTGGAGGGGAACAATGGGACTTGTCCGAACAATGCCGCCTCAGCGCCGGTTGGAGGAGATATCTGGCGTGACAATGGCGACGATGGGTTGGCCGGCCAGCCGATCGTGGCTCATGCAGATGTAGGCAACCGCATCGGCGGACACGGGCGAATGGCAAAGGCACATGACGCAGCCGCTACCTTCCCTCCTTGGTGTCGGGATGGTCGCCAGCTGCATGCTTGGCCCAGAGGCGGAGCTCCTCCGCCCGATTCCGCGTCGAGCCTGTGCTGCCGCTGGTTTGTGCTGTCGTGCTGGCTAGTGCTGGATGAGATATTTTTTTAGCACTTAGTGTTGGATTGTTTTTTTTTCGAGGGCTGCACATTGTGCTGGATGAGATGGATCAGCCAAACTGTGGGTGCTATTAGATGATAAAAATAATAACCTTGACTGTCAGGTGCGGGTGCAGGTGTTACAAGGAAAATCATGGGATATCGTTCCAGAGGGATTTTCAGAGAAATCCGTGAATTTGCCCGCCTCAATTTAGGAGCTTTTCTTTCTCCTTTGCCCCACGGGCTTGTAATAAGCTAGCTCATGCATTGGCTGTATTTTGGTGCTCGCTGTATTGTCTGGTCTGAGGACCTTCCTGACGATGTGAAAAGTTGTCTCCATGAcgtttttgcagaaaaccccttcccAAACTTCCGACACAACCTGCGCTCCTCGTTGTCTTCAATCGACGCTTTGACACAGACGCATGGACGCCGGAGCTTCCCTGCTCGGATTCGTCGCGCTGCTTCCCTGCTCTCCCGCGTCGTAGCTCCCTTAGCTTCGCCGCGCTGCTCTCCCGCGCGTCCTCCTCCGTTGCTCCCTCTTGCCTTGCGCAGCTCCCCTGCCTCCCAAATCTTCCCTCTTTCACACCCAAAATCGTTTCTTCTTCCTCCTGCTGCGTCTCCTGCTTGCGTGCGGCGACGACACGTCCTCCTCGTTGCCCCCGACGCCGGAGGAGGCACGGGGCAAGCAGCAGCGGAGGAGAAAGGGGATTCCGTTCGCCGCCAAGGCGCCCTGGGCATGCTCCTCGAGTCCCTGCTCCTCGGGCCCCTCATCACCTCCCTCCTCAAGAAGCAGAACAACATGACGCAGGTCCTCTCCTCCCTTGTCAGCCTTCATTTTGTTTGAGATTATTTTGTCCAGCAACTCCGTGGTTTGCTTCCGTTGCACTTAGCACGATTCTGGTCTTATTAATGTTGGGGGCGAGCACATGCTGCAGCGCACGGTGCTCCAGTTCTTTCATTCAGTCAAGTTCTTTCATTCAGTCATGTTCTTTCATTCAGTCAAATTCAGTCAAATTTTCTGAAGCTAGCATCCTTTTTTACTACGTACATCCTTTTTTTGTTTTCAGCAACTATAGGTGCTACTACATCTCTCTTTTTTTGCAGGGACCAGGGCCAGGAATTAAAAAACAAACAAAAGCAGGGGCCAGGAGTACATCTCAACTTTTACTGTATTTCTTGTTGACAACTAGTGCAAGTACACATTCTAAATATTGAAATTATCTTCTGTTAGTTACTAGGATAGTGGTTCATCCTGCTTGTCTGATCTGTGGAGGAGACCAAGGGCATCAACCTCCCCAACTTGAATTTGTGTTGTTGTTACTTGACATGTTTGTGTTCCTCATTTGGAGTCAGGTAAGACCTGTGATACTTTGGAGAGGGACTTGGTAGTATTATATGGGCAGTTTGGCCACATAGTTTGGCAACCTAGTTTGAGGAGAACAAGTTTGCATGCTGATAATCTTACCTACTTTGTGACAGATCAACATATAATTTCTTCTAGAATTTGAATGATGTGTGCTAAACTGCTAATAGTATACTAACCATACCTGGTTCAGCTATAGAGAACAAGTTTTCATGCTGCTGATCTTACCTACTTCGTGACAGATCAACATATAATTTCTTCTGGACTTGGAATGATGTGTGCTAAACTGCTAATAGTATAATAATAAAACATATAGTGCAGTCATTGATTTATCATTTATGTAACCTAATGTGTGATTCTTTTTGTCATTTTGTTAATCAGGCTGTGGCATGGGACACCTATCCTTGTGGTCATCAGCATCCTGGCATACTTCTGCTTCTTGGAGCAATTGCTGGTATTTTAGACCCCTCCCTCTCTTGTTGATTGATTCTAAAACTTCCTTACATATGGTCGATAAATTCTTTTGTTGCTGGTGTCTCATAGGTTGCGCATAACGGCTTCGCCGCCCTGGCGATTTCGCTGCCCTTCTCATGCATCCTAGGCCTCTTCTCATCACTGACCACAACAAGCATGGGTACTGCATCATTTAACCACCACCCACCTTAGAACACATACTGAAAATTTTGATATGATTGCCTTGATGGAACCCTCGTTGCTATGGTAACTAATTTGAAATAGCGCATATCTGCAGGGGCGAGGATATGTGGATCTTCGCGGCGATCCAGTTCctcttcgtcgtgttcttcacaacTCTGTTCTACAGATATGTAAGCAAAGCAGATCATACTTTGCTCACAGTGCCTGAAGTTTTGAACAATTTGTCATGCAAGTGTTGATCCCTGGGAACTGTTTGTTTGTTGCagctgcatctgcaggctgtgattTCCATCATCCTGGCAACCTTACCATGACACTACTATTATTGGACCATTACACTCATCTCTACCTGGAGAACAAATTCCTTAGTGCAAGTTACTGATTGAATTTACACTCATCTGCAGAGCGTGTAGAAAAATTGATTGTATTTTGATGACTGAATTTAAAATCACTACTTGGAGTACACACTGACTGAATTTAACACTGCAATTGATTATCCTGTGATCCATGGACATTGCAATTGTGCATTATCCTGGATACAGAACATGGATCTCTGAATAATTCAAATACTCTGAATAATTCAACAATTGACAGGCATAATATTTTTTCCTTCTCCCATTTTAGACCATAACAACAACAATCTGGTCCACTTGCTCTTGATGATGCATTTAGTTAACTTGTAATTTTGCCAAAATCTGGACCAGTTGCTCTTGATGCA is drawn from Triticum dicoccoides isolate Atlit2015 ecotype Zavitan chromosome 6B, WEW_v2.0, whole genome shotgun sequence and contains these coding sequences:
- the LOC119322692 gene encoding uncharacterized protein LOC119322692 isoform X1, with translation MHWLYFGARCIVWSEDLPDDVKSCLHDVFAENPFPNFRHNLRSSLSSIDALTQTHGRRSFPARIRRAASLLSRVVAPLASPRCSPARPPPLLPLALRSSPASQIFPLSHPKSFLLPPAASPACVRRRHVLLVAPDAGGGTGQAAAEEKGDSVRRQGALGMLLESLLLGPLITSLLKKQNNMTQGPGPGIKKQTKAGARITRIVVHPACLICGGDQGHQPPQLEFVLLLLDMFVFLIWSQAVAWDTYPCGHQHPGILLLLGAIAGCA
- the LOC119322692 gene encoding uncharacterized protein LOC119322692 isoform X2, which encodes MAVPASPVADGEAAEAKVGVAPADARRAGRRRSRLNSRRSHRLRGAYKDNEGGDDDGDTTASTASDLDRAANQGPGPGIKKQTKAGARITRIVVHPACLICGGDQGHQPPQLEFVLLLLDMFVFLIWSQAVAWDTYPCGHQHPGILLLLGAIAGCA